The following proteins are co-located in the Doryrhamphus excisus isolate RoL2022-K1 chromosome 3, RoL_Dexc_1.0, whole genome shotgun sequence genome:
- the LOC131126468 gene encoding solute carrier family 12 member 9-like isoform X3 yields the protein MSEKAPLLNYRLTTSTGSEVKNGAAKRRATASGEQRGPRSTTASTSTAIKTTRTLGFVVGQAGLYQSIAMFFVAYVIITMTVLSVCAISTNGALDAGGAYYMISRALGPEFGGSIGIMFFFANVCGSALYVLGLVEAIMSVFGVPEENVPVIGGSYRVLPSGYWWSLLYSTVLLFICFIVCLVGAHIYTKAAFIIFLIVTSVLMSVFSSFFIVGPRLITLPTSAMNSSTHAIANYTGLRLHTLESNLWSSYTVDYTTGTMMSFATVFAVMFNGCTGIMAGSNMSGDLKNPSYSIPRGTLAAVLTTFITYNLLGLLAASSCERHLLQRDYSFLGAINIWPPLVTVGIYSSAVSAAMSNLIGASRILYALSKDNLFGGVLALTKKTSPNGNPWASVLVSWLLVQMVLFAGKLNTIAGIVTVFFLLVYAAVNLACLALEWASAPNFRPSFRCFTWHTCTLGILGCLVMMFLISAIYAFASIAFMLLLLMLIHYFGLLSNWGYISQALIFHQVRKYLLMLDVRKDHVKFWRPQVLLMVANPRTCVGLLSFINDLKKSGLYVLGHVKLGLLGMKDVQHDELPSDPLQSRYDSWLSLVDQLNIKAFVNLTLAESVRRGVQNLLFITGFGGMRPNTLVLGFYDDCPPQDHLQGNVILPTGCGVDAVCPNKDLGEQQPPFFPHVRDADGPKDLEEEEYVSLITDAVKMGKNVTLARYFSQFHRDEVLGSARKAGPYQGMAGPFVDVWPLNLLRPNSRSYVDICSLFLLQLACLLHETRAWSQARLRLFLCVEEGVSLQDEEEAKLRMMLKELRISAQVQMVAWDQVVALHWQRLGREDEEVEDEKGDWTETFLNNATQLTDEYIHAVNNLIRRHGAPQPAVRFLYLPHPPADTSRYHAYLHQVDLLSRDLGPTLLIHGVTPVVTTDI from the exons ATGTCCGAAAAGGCCCCTCTTCTGAATTATCGACTCACCACCAGCACCGGTTCGGAGGTGAAGAATGGAGCCGCTAAAAGGAGGGCCACGGCGAGTGGAGAGCAGCGCGGCCCTCGGTCGACCACTGCCAGCACCTCAACCGCCATCAAAACCACCCGAACGCTGG GATTTGTTGTGGGTCAAGCAGGACTCTACCAGTCCATCGCCATGTTCTTTGTGGCCTACGTTATCATCACAATGACTGTTCTTTCTGTCTGTGCCATCTCAACTAACGGAGCTTTAGATGCAGGAGGTGCCTACT ACATGATCAGTCGAGCGCTCGGTCCAGAGTTTGGTGGCAGCATTGGAATCATGTTCTTCTTTGCCAATGTGTGCGGCAGTGCCCTTTACGTTTTGGGTCTGGTTGAAGCCATCATGTCTGTTTTTGGTGTCCCAGAAG agAATGTACCAGTTATTGGAGGCTCCTATCGGGTGTTGCCTTCAGGATACTGGTGGTCTTTGCTCTATAGTACAGTCCTGctcttcatttgtttcattgtcTGCTTG gtagGGGCCCACATCTACACCAAAGCCGCTTTTATCATCTTTCTTATTGTCACAAGCGTCCTGATGTCCGTGTTTAGCAGTTTTTTCATTGTGGGGCCCAGGCTGATCACACTTCCTACCTCTGCTATGAACAGCTCCACACACGCCATTGCCAACTATACTGGCCTCAGACTCCACACCTTGGAGAGCAACCTATGGT CCAGTTACACCGTCGACTACACGACTGGGACAATGATGAGTTTTGCTACAGTGTTTGCTGTCATGTTCAACGGTTGCACAGGAATCATGGCAGGATCCAACATGTCTG GTGACTTGAAAAACCCCAGCTATTCCATCCCCAGAGGAACTTTAGCGGCTGTTCTTACAACTTTCATCACATACAACCTGCTAGGTCTGCTGGCTGCATCGTCTTGTGAAcg TCACCTTCTCCAAAGAGACTACAGCTTCCTGGGTGCCATCAACATTTGGCCGCCTCTTGTCACAGTTGGTATTTACTCCTCGGCCGTGTCAGCTGCCATGAGTAACCTCATCGGAGCCTCCAGAATCCTTTACGCCCTCTCCAAAGACAACCTGTTTG GTGGTGTTCTGGCACTCACAAAGAAGACCTCACCCAACGGTAACCCCTGGGCCTCGGTGCTTGTCTCTTGGTTGCTTGTACAG atggtgctgtTTGCTGGAAAATTGAACACCATTGCTGGCATTGTGACCGTCTTCTTCTTGTTGGTGTACGCTGCGGTGAACCTGGCTTGTTTGGCTCTAGAGTGGGCATCAGCACCAAACTTTag GCCTTCATTTCGTTGTTTCACATGGCACACCTGCACACTGGGCATTCTTGGCTGCCTGGTCATGATGTTCCTGATCAGTGCCATATATGCTTTTGCCAGCATAGCATTTATGCTGCTACTCCTAATGCTGATTCATTACTTCGGCCTCTTGAGCAACTGGGGCTACATTAGCCAAGCGCTCATCTTCCACCAG GTCCGCAAGTATCTCTTGATGTTGGATGTGCGCAAGGATCATGTTAAGTTCTGGAGGCCTCAGGTGCTACTAATGGTGGCGAACCCTCGTACCTGTGTCGGCCTTTTATCTTTCATTAATGACCTGAAGAAGAGTGGCCTTTATGTACTGGGGCATGTAAAGCTGGGATTACTCGGTATGAAGGATGTACAACACG ATGAGTTGCCGTCTGATCCTTTGCAGAGCCGATACGACTCGTGGCTGTCCTTAGTGGACCAACTGAACATCAAGGCGTTTGTTAACCTCACCCTAGCTGAGTCTGTTCGACGTGGAGTTCAGAACCTTCTGTTCATCACAGGCTTTG GCGGAATGAGGCCAAACACTCTTGTCTTAGGTTTCTATGATGACTGCCCACCTCAAGACCACCTCCAAGGCAATGTGATTTTGCCTACAGGCTGTGGCGTAGATGCAGTATGTCCAAACAAAGACCTGGGAGAACAACAGCCCCCTTTCTTCCCTCATGTACGTGATGCTGATGGACCTAAAGACTTGGAGGAAGAGGAGTATGTGTCACTGATAACAGATGCTGTTAAAATGGGCAAAAATGTGACACTGGCTCGATATTTCAGCCAGTTCCACCGGGATGAAGTATTAGGTTCAGCACGAAAGGCTGGCCCTTATCAAGGCATGGCTGGGCCATTTGTTGATGTTTGGCCCCTGAATCTGCTGCGACCCAACAGCCGCAGCTACGTGGACATCTGCTCGCTATTTCTGCTACAACTGGCCTGCCTGCTGCATGAGACCCGTGCGTGGAGCCAGGCCAGGCTACGCCTCTTCCTCTGCGTGGAAGAAGGTGTCAGTCTACAGGACGAAGAAGAGGCAAAGCTACGAATGATGCTGAAGGAGCTCAGGATATCTGCCCAGGTGCAGATGGTTGCCTGGGACCAGGTGGTAGCGCTGCACTGGCAGAGACTAGGAAGAGAGGATGAGGAAGTTGAAGATGAGAAGGGAGATTGGACAGAAACTTTTCTGAACAATGCAACTCAGCTGACTGATGAGTACATCCATGCCGTCAACAATCTTATTCGACGACACGGAGCGCCTCAACCTGCTGTGCGCTTTCTGTATTTGCCGCACCCACCTGCGGATACAAGCCGCTACCATGCCTACCTGCACCAAGTGGACCTGTTGAGTCGAGACTTGGGGCCGACGCTACTCATTCACGGTGTCACTCCTGTCGTCACGACTGACATCTAA
- the LOC131126468 gene encoding solute carrier family 12 member 9-like isoform X2, with amino-acid sequence MSEKAPLLNYRLTTSTGSEVKNGAAKRRATASGEQRGPRSTTASTSTAIKTTRTLGVFFGVVIPTLLSMFSVVVFLRIGFVVGQAGLYQSIAMFFVAYVIITMTVLSVCAISTNGALDAGGAYYMISRALGPEFGGSIGIMFFFANVCGSALYVLGLVEAIMSVFGVPEENVPVIGGSYRVLPSGYWWSLLYSTVLLFICFIVCLVGAHIYTKAAFIIFLIVTSVLMSVFSSFFIVGPRLITLPTSAMNSSTHAIANYTGLRLHTLESNLWSSYTVDYTTGTMMSFATVFAVMFNGCTGIMAGSNMSGDLKNPSYSIPRGTLAAVLTTFITYNLLGLLAASSCERHLLQRDYSFLGAINIWPPLVTVGIYSSAVSAAMSNLIGASRILYALSKDNLFGGVLALTKKTSPNGNPWASVLVSWLLVQMVLFAGKLNTIAGIVTVFFLLVYAAVNLACLALEWASAPNFRPSFRCFTWHTCTLGILGCLVMMFLISAIYAFASIAFMLLLLMLIHYFGLLSNWGYISQALIFHQVRKYLLMLDVRKDHVKFWRPQVLLMVANPRTCVGLLSFINDLKKSGLYVLGHVKLGLLDELPSDPLQSRYDSWLSLVDQLNIKAFVNLTLAESVRRGVQNLLFITGFGGMRPNTLVLGFYDDCPPQDHLQGNVILPTGCGVDAVCPNKDLGEQQPPFFPHVRDADGPKDLEEEEYVSLITDAVKMGKNVTLARYFSQFHRDEVLGSARKAGPYQGMAGPFVDVWPLNLLRPNSRSYVDICSLFLLQLACLLHETRAWSQARLRLFLCVEEGVSLQDEEEAKLRMMLKELRISAQVQMVAWDQVVALHWQRLGREDEEVEDEKGDWTETFLNNATQLTDEYIHAVNNLIRRHGAPQPAVRFLYLPHPPADTSRYHAYLHQVDLLSRDLGPTLLIHGVTPVVTTDI; translated from the exons ATGTCCGAAAAGGCCCCTCTTCTGAATTATCGACTCACCACCAGCACCGGTTCGGAGGTGAAGAATGGAGCCGCTAAAAGGAGGGCCACGGCGAGTGGAGAGCAGCGCGGCCCTCGGTCGACCACTGCCAGCACCTCAACCGCCATCAAAACCACCCGAACGCTGGGTGTGTTTTTCGGAGTTGTTATTCCAACTTTGCTCTCTATGTTTAGCGTCGTCGTGTTCCTGCGAATTG GATTTGTTGTGGGTCAAGCAGGACTCTACCAGTCCATCGCCATGTTCTTTGTGGCCTACGTTATCATCACAATGACTGTTCTTTCTGTCTGTGCCATCTCAACTAACGGAGCTTTAGATGCAGGAGGTGCCTACT ACATGATCAGTCGAGCGCTCGGTCCAGAGTTTGGTGGCAGCATTGGAATCATGTTCTTCTTTGCCAATGTGTGCGGCAGTGCCCTTTACGTTTTGGGTCTGGTTGAAGCCATCATGTCTGTTTTTGGTGTCCCAGAAG agAATGTACCAGTTATTGGAGGCTCCTATCGGGTGTTGCCTTCAGGATACTGGTGGTCTTTGCTCTATAGTACAGTCCTGctcttcatttgtttcattgtcTGCTTG gtagGGGCCCACATCTACACCAAAGCCGCTTTTATCATCTTTCTTATTGTCACAAGCGTCCTGATGTCCGTGTTTAGCAGTTTTTTCATTGTGGGGCCCAGGCTGATCACACTTCCTACCTCTGCTATGAACAGCTCCACACACGCCATTGCCAACTATACTGGCCTCAGACTCCACACCTTGGAGAGCAACCTATGGT CCAGTTACACCGTCGACTACACGACTGGGACAATGATGAGTTTTGCTACAGTGTTTGCTGTCATGTTCAACGGTTGCACAGGAATCATGGCAGGATCCAACATGTCTG GTGACTTGAAAAACCCCAGCTATTCCATCCCCAGAGGAACTTTAGCGGCTGTTCTTACAACTTTCATCACATACAACCTGCTAGGTCTGCTGGCTGCATCGTCTTGTGAAcg TCACCTTCTCCAAAGAGACTACAGCTTCCTGGGTGCCATCAACATTTGGCCGCCTCTTGTCACAGTTGGTATTTACTCCTCGGCCGTGTCAGCTGCCATGAGTAACCTCATCGGAGCCTCCAGAATCCTTTACGCCCTCTCCAAAGACAACCTGTTTG GTGGTGTTCTGGCACTCACAAAGAAGACCTCACCCAACGGTAACCCCTGGGCCTCGGTGCTTGTCTCTTGGTTGCTTGTACAG atggtgctgtTTGCTGGAAAATTGAACACCATTGCTGGCATTGTGACCGTCTTCTTCTTGTTGGTGTACGCTGCGGTGAACCTGGCTTGTTTGGCTCTAGAGTGGGCATCAGCACCAAACTTTag GCCTTCATTTCGTTGTTTCACATGGCACACCTGCACACTGGGCATTCTTGGCTGCCTGGTCATGATGTTCCTGATCAGTGCCATATATGCTTTTGCCAGCATAGCATTTATGCTGCTACTCCTAATGCTGATTCATTACTTCGGCCTCTTGAGCAACTGGGGCTACATTAGCCAAGCGCTCATCTTCCACCAG GTCCGCAAGTATCTCTTGATGTTGGATGTGCGCAAGGATCATGTTAAGTTCTGGAGGCCTCAGGTGCTACTAATGGTGGCGAACCCTCGTACCTGTGTCGGCCTTTTATCTTTCATTAATGACCTGAAGAAGAGTGGCCTTTATGTACTGGGGCATGTAAAGCTGGGATTACTCG ATGAGTTGCCGTCTGATCCTTTGCAGAGCCGATACGACTCGTGGCTGTCCTTAGTGGACCAACTGAACATCAAGGCGTTTGTTAACCTCACCCTAGCTGAGTCTGTTCGACGTGGAGTTCAGAACCTTCTGTTCATCACAGGCTTTG GCGGAATGAGGCCAAACACTCTTGTCTTAGGTTTCTATGATGACTGCCCACCTCAAGACCACCTCCAAGGCAATGTGATTTTGCCTACAGGCTGTGGCGTAGATGCAGTATGTCCAAACAAAGACCTGGGAGAACAACAGCCCCCTTTCTTCCCTCATGTACGTGATGCTGATGGACCTAAAGACTTGGAGGAAGAGGAGTATGTGTCACTGATAACAGATGCTGTTAAAATGGGCAAAAATGTGACACTGGCTCGATATTTCAGCCAGTTCCACCGGGATGAAGTATTAGGTTCAGCACGAAAGGCTGGCCCTTATCAAGGCATGGCTGGGCCATTTGTTGATGTTTGGCCCCTGAATCTGCTGCGACCCAACAGCCGCAGCTACGTGGACATCTGCTCGCTATTTCTGCTACAACTGGCCTGCCTGCTGCATGAGACCCGTGCGTGGAGCCAGGCCAGGCTACGCCTCTTCCTCTGCGTGGAAGAAGGTGTCAGTCTACAGGACGAAGAAGAGGCAAAGCTACGAATGATGCTGAAGGAGCTCAGGATATCTGCCCAGGTGCAGATGGTTGCCTGGGACCAGGTGGTAGCGCTGCACTGGCAGAGACTAGGAAGAGAGGATGAGGAAGTTGAAGATGAGAAGGGAGATTGGACAGAAACTTTTCTGAACAATGCAACTCAGCTGACTGATGAGTACATCCATGCCGTCAACAATCTTATTCGACGACACGGAGCGCCTCAACCTGCTGTGCGCTTTCTGTATTTGCCGCACCCACCTGCGGATACAAGCCGCTACCATGCCTACCTGCACCAAGTGGACCTGTTGAGTCGAGACTTGGGGCCGACGCTACTCATTCACGGTGTCACTCCTGTCGTCACGACTGACATCTAA
- the LOC131126468 gene encoding solute carrier family 12 member 9-like isoform X1, with protein sequence MSEKAPLLNYRLTTSTGSEVKNGAAKRRATASGEQRGPRSTTASTSTAIKTTRTLGVFFGVVIPTLLSMFSVVVFLRIGFVVGQAGLYQSIAMFFVAYVIITMTVLSVCAISTNGALDAGGAYYMISRALGPEFGGSIGIMFFFANVCGSALYVLGLVEAIMSVFGVPEENVPVIGGSYRVLPSGYWWSLLYSTVLLFICFIVCLVGAHIYTKAAFIIFLIVTSVLMSVFSSFFIVGPRLITLPTSAMNSSTHAIANYTGLRLHTLESNLWSSYTVDYTTGTMMSFATVFAVMFNGCTGIMAGSNMSGDLKNPSYSIPRGTLAAVLTTFITYNLLGLLAASSCERHLLQRDYSFLGAINIWPPLVTVGIYSSAVSAAMSNLIGASRILYALSKDNLFGGVLALTKKTSPNGNPWASVLVSWLLVQMVLFAGKLNTIAGIVTVFFLLVYAAVNLACLALEWASAPNFRPSFRCFTWHTCTLGILGCLVMMFLISAIYAFASIAFMLLLLMLIHYFGLLSNWGYISQALIFHQVRKYLLMLDVRKDHVKFWRPQVLLMVANPRTCVGLLSFINDLKKSGLYVLGHVKLGLLGMKDVQHDELPSDPLQSRYDSWLSLVDQLNIKAFVNLTLAESVRRGVQNLLFITGFGGMRPNTLVLGFYDDCPPQDHLQGNVILPTGCGVDAVCPNKDLGEQQPPFFPHVRDADGPKDLEEEEYVSLITDAVKMGKNVTLARYFSQFHRDEVLGSARKAGPYQGMAGPFVDVWPLNLLRPNSRSYVDICSLFLLQLACLLHETRAWSQARLRLFLCVEEGVSLQDEEEAKLRMMLKELRISAQVQMVAWDQVVALHWQRLGREDEEVEDEKGDWTETFLNNATQLTDEYIHAVNNLIRRHGAPQPAVRFLYLPHPPADTSRYHAYLHQVDLLSRDLGPTLLIHGVTPVVTTDI encoded by the exons ATGTCCGAAAAGGCCCCTCTTCTGAATTATCGACTCACCACCAGCACCGGTTCGGAGGTGAAGAATGGAGCCGCTAAAAGGAGGGCCACGGCGAGTGGAGAGCAGCGCGGCCCTCGGTCGACCACTGCCAGCACCTCAACCGCCATCAAAACCACCCGAACGCTGGGTGTGTTTTTCGGAGTTGTTATTCCAACTTTGCTCTCTATGTTTAGCGTCGTCGTGTTCCTGCGAATTG GATTTGTTGTGGGTCAAGCAGGACTCTACCAGTCCATCGCCATGTTCTTTGTGGCCTACGTTATCATCACAATGACTGTTCTTTCTGTCTGTGCCATCTCAACTAACGGAGCTTTAGATGCAGGAGGTGCCTACT ACATGATCAGTCGAGCGCTCGGTCCAGAGTTTGGTGGCAGCATTGGAATCATGTTCTTCTTTGCCAATGTGTGCGGCAGTGCCCTTTACGTTTTGGGTCTGGTTGAAGCCATCATGTCTGTTTTTGGTGTCCCAGAAG agAATGTACCAGTTATTGGAGGCTCCTATCGGGTGTTGCCTTCAGGATACTGGTGGTCTTTGCTCTATAGTACAGTCCTGctcttcatttgtttcattgtcTGCTTG gtagGGGCCCACATCTACACCAAAGCCGCTTTTATCATCTTTCTTATTGTCACAAGCGTCCTGATGTCCGTGTTTAGCAGTTTTTTCATTGTGGGGCCCAGGCTGATCACACTTCCTACCTCTGCTATGAACAGCTCCACACACGCCATTGCCAACTATACTGGCCTCAGACTCCACACCTTGGAGAGCAACCTATGGT CCAGTTACACCGTCGACTACACGACTGGGACAATGATGAGTTTTGCTACAGTGTTTGCTGTCATGTTCAACGGTTGCACAGGAATCATGGCAGGATCCAACATGTCTG GTGACTTGAAAAACCCCAGCTATTCCATCCCCAGAGGAACTTTAGCGGCTGTTCTTACAACTTTCATCACATACAACCTGCTAGGTCTGCTGGCTGCATCGTCTTGTGAAcg TCACCTTCTCCAAAGAGACTACAGCTTCCTGGGTGCCATCAACATTTGGCCGCCTCTTGTCACAGTTGGTATTTACTCCTCGGCCGTGTCAGCTGCCATGAGTAACCTCATCGGAGCCTCCAGAATCCTTTACGCCCTCTCCAAAGACAACCTGTTTG GTGGTGTTCTGGCACTCACAAAGAAGACCTCACCCAACGGTAACCCCTGGGCCTCGGTGCTTGTCTCTTGGTTGCTTGTACAG atggtgctgtTTGCTGGAAAATTGAACACCATTGCTGGCATTGTGACCGTCTTCTTCTTGTTGGTGTACGCTGCGGTGAACCTGGCTTGTTTGGCTCTAGAGTGGGCATCAGCACCAAACTTTag GCCTTCATTTCGTTGTTTCACATGGCACACCTGCACACTGGGCATTCTTGGCTGCCTGGTCATGATGTTCCTGATCAGTGCCATATATGCTTTTGCCAGCATAGCATTTATGCTGCTACTCCTAATGCTGATTCATTACTTCGGCCTCTTGAGCAACTGGGGCTACATTAGCCAAGCGCTCATCTTCCACCAG GTCCGCAAGTATCTCTTGATGTTGGATGTGCGCAAGGATCATGTTAAGTTCTGGAGGCCTCAGGTGCTACTAATGGTGGCGAACCCTCGTACCTGTGTCGGCCTTTTATCTTTCATTAATGACCTGAAGAAGAGTGGCCTTTATGTACTGGGGCATGTAAAGCTGGGATTACTCGGTATGAAGGATGTACAACACG ATGAGTTGCCGTCTGATCCTTTGCAGAGCCGATACGACTCGTGGCTGTCCTTAGTGGACCAACTGAACATCAAGGCGTTTGTTAACCTCACCCTAGCTGAGTCTGTTCGACGTGGAGTTCAGAACCTTCTGTTCATCACAGGCTTTG GCGGAATGAGGCCAAACACTCTTGTCTTAGGTTTCTATGATGACTGCCCACCTCAAGACCACCTCCAAGGCAATGTGATTTTGCCTACAGGCTGTGGCGTAGATGCAGTATGTCCAAACAAAGACCTGGGAGAACAACAGCCCCCTTTCTTCCCTCATGTACGTGATGCTGATGGACCTAAAGACTTGGAGGAAGAGGAGTATGTGTCACTGATAACAGATGCTGTTAAAATGGGCAAAAATGTGACACTGGCTCGATATTTCAGCCAGTTCCACCGGGATGAAGTATTAGGTTCAGCACGAAAGGCTGGCCCTTATCAAGGCATGGCTGGGCCATTTGTTGATGTTTGGCCCCTGAATCTGCTGCGACCCAACAGCCGCAGCTACGTGGACATCTGCTCGCTATTTCTGCTACAACTGGCCTGCCTGCTGCATGAGACCCGTGCGTGGAGCCAGGCCAGGCTACGCCTCTTCCTCTGCGTGGAAGAAGGTGTCAGTCTACAGGACGAAGAAGAGGCAAAGCTACGAATGATGCTGAAGGAGCTCAGGATATCTGCCCAGGTGCAGATGGTTGCCTGGGACCAGGTGGTAGCGCTGCACTGGCAGAGACTAGGAAGAGAGGATGAGGAAGTTGAAGATGAGAAGGGAGATTGGACAGAAACTTTTCTGAACAATGCAACTCAGCTGACTGATGAGTACATCCATGCCGTCAACAATCTTATTCGACGACACGGAGCGCCTCAACCTGCTGTGCGCTTTCTGTATTTGCCGCACCCACCTGCGGATACAAGCCGCTACCATGCCTACCTGCACCAAGTGGACCTGTTGAGTCGAGACTTGGGGCCGACGCTACTCATTCACGGTGTCACTCCTGTCGTCACGACTGACATCTAA